From Bdellovibrio sp. KM01:
GTCATGACGCTTTCAAATCAATTCATGAGTGCGCACCAACTTTTAGCGCGCTCGATTATGCAGCTTAAAACCGGGGAAGAAAATGTCGCAAAGGTGGAGCTGGGCGCAGGTCCTTTGAATTCCCGAGACAGCATTCTGGTATACGGGGTGATCCCTGAAGGCCTTTGGACTCCCAAAACCGAATTTTATAAAAACCCACAAGCGCAAATTTTAAAAGAGTACACCGAGAACATCATCGCTCGCACCAAAGCTTTGGCTGCTAAAGTTGAGGACACTGCCCAGAAAAAAGCCATCGTTGAAAATGGCGCTGAACAACTGCGCAAACTGCACCGCGATTTTGTTGGGGATCTTCCAAAGACCTTCCAATGGGAAGGCCGCCAGTGGACTCCTCAAGAATTTGCCTATAAGAAGTTTTCATTTTTTCTGGGGCCACAGACTCAGATGATCATCCAAGCAAACCGCAAAGCCATGCCTTATGCCGAAAGAGTCGGAAAAGATTCACGCGTCTATACGGATATGGATTCAGTGGAAACAATGGCCGCCAATCTCATTGACCGCGGAAGCATGGTTTACCTTTCCTATGAACACCATCATGAGTATGTGGACAAGCCGACAGGAATTATGTCGATTCGAGCTTTCTATACGCCTGATTTCGCAAAACCTCTGACTCGCCAACTCCGAGAGCAATTTGACAAAAATGGAGGTGGTCATGCGGTGCAGATTATTGGATATGAGCGTCACCCACAAACGGGTCACATTATTAAATGGAAGATCAAGAACAGCTGGGGCGATAAAAGTGGCGATGAGGGTTATTATCACATGTATGATGATTACTTCAGAGCTTTTGCCAAGGGCATCACTTATCAGGAGATTGATCCTGCGATAACTCTAAAAATGCCCGTAAAAGGCAACTAGGATGGCCGTCCCGAAAATGAAGTATTTTAATCCGATGGAAGCAGCTTCGCGCAATGACATGACTTCCTATCGGCCAGGACCTTTGCTAGCATGAGTCTTTCTTTGAGACAGAGGTATTTTAGATGAAAAAAGCGGTCGTAATCACAGGAGCTTCCAGCGGGATCGGTGCTGCCACAGCCATTCATTTTGGCAAGCAAGGGTATTTCGTCTATTTGATGGGTCGTAACAAAGACCGCCTGGCGGAAGTGGCCGTTCAATGTCGCAGTGGAGCCTCCTTGATGAGCTGCGATCTGACGGACCTTAGCGCCCTTAATAAACGTATTGGCGAGATCACCTCGACCACGATTCACAAAGTCGAAGTCTTGGTTAATAACGCTGGCATCTTTGATGTGCACTCAACAGAGCAAGGCACGGATGAGTTGTGGCAAAAAGAATTTGAAGTGAACTTGATGAGCGCTGTGCGCCTGACTCGCGCATTCTTCCCCTACTTTAAGCAACACGGTGGGGGATCTATCGTGAACGTCTCCTCATCCCTTGGTTTAAAACCCACAGCAGCGACATCGGCTTATTCTGCAATGAAAGCGGCGATGATCAATCTGACTCAAAGTAACTCCCTCGAAGGCGGTGCTTTTAATATTCGCGTAAACTGTGTGGCACCAGGAATTGTTGATACCCCTATTCATCAGTTCCATTCCTTGGAAGAAACAAAACGTAACGCCGCTATTGAACAAATGAATCCAATGCAACCTCTGGGGCGAATTGGAACAGCAGAAGAGATTGCTAAATCCATTTTCTTCCTGGGCAGCAATGAACATTCCAGCTGGACTACGGGTGCGGTCCTTGCGGTTGATGGTGGAATTACCAACACATGATTCTAACTTTAAAAAGCTCTTTTTCGAGCGCCCATCTTTATCACCAGCCACTATGGAGTTCAGAGGAAAACCTTAAGAACTTTGGCAGATGTTTCACTGAACACGGGCATGGTCACAACTATACACTTGAAGTAGGTTTTCATCTGACCGAAGACGAGCTTCAAGTAAAGCTTGAAGAGTATAAACAGCTTTTACAGAGTCTGACTTCAGTACTTGATCACGAACATTTGAATTTCGTGATTCCAGAATTTAAAACTAAAATCCCAACCACAGAGAATATCGCCCTGTATTTTATGGAAAAGCTGAAACAGCATTTGCCACAAAGCCAGATCGCCCATATTCGTCTGTACGAAATGAATGACCTTTGGACGGAGATCCAGCCATGAGTGAAGAAAAAGAAAAAGTACGTCTGTCCAAACTGATGGCTGAAAGAGGCATTTGTTCTCGTCGTGAAGCGGATGACTACATCTCCCGCGGCCTGGTCATGGTCAACGGTCAAGTCGTCGATCAATTGGGAACCAAGGTGGATCCTAATGTTAAAATCACTCTGGAAGCTCAAGCCTTAAAACAGCAGAAAAATCTGGTGACGATTCTTTTGAATAAACCAGTGGGATACGTTTCCGCACAACCAGAACCACAATATATTCCTGCGATTCGCCTGATCACCGATCAAAACCAGTTCGGCGAATCCAAGCTGCGCTTAAAGCCAGAGCACTTGAAAGGCATAGCCGTTGCGGGCCGCCTGGATATCGACTCTCAAGGGCTTTTACTGTTCACTCAAGACGGCCGTATCGCTAAGAAAATCATCAATGAAGAAACCAAGCTCGAAAAAGAGTATATCGTGCGCGTGCAGGGAAATTTGCCTGACGATAAATTGAAACTTTTGCGCCATGGTCTTTCTTTGGATGGTAAAGAGCTTAAACCAGCCATCGTCGAATGGATCAATGACGATCAGCTCCGGTTCATTCTGAAAGAGGGAAAAAAACGTCAAATCCGTCGTATGTGTGAGGCCGTGGGCTTAAAAGTTACGGGCTTAAAACGCGTTCGCATTGGGAACATCCGCCTGGGTAAACTTCCCGAGGGGAAATGGCGCTTTCTTGAAGCAGACGAGAGCCTTGATTAGGGCTAAAAAAGGGTGCCCTTTATGGGCATCGTAGACAGTTAAAACTCGGTCAATTCCACTATATACCCCACCGCCCTAGCATCTGGCTTGCATCATGTTTCCTCGTGGAGCACCCACAATAGGATGTAAGCTGGAATATGAAAACACTTCGTTTCATCAAGTATATTTTAGGACTCGGTATTGCGGGACTTTTTGTCTCTAACACTGCTTATGCAAAAACATTCTGTAGCATGACTTTGAATTCGAGCGACGAGATCAACACCTTTGCTTTAGCCCTTTCGAAACAGGGCTTCGACTTTGTAGAATTAGTTCCACAAAACAAAGATCCGCGCTGGTTTCAACAGGCCTGCGCGAGTGGTATTAAATGCGATGTTCTTCTGATCTCTGGCCATTTTGGTGGACTGTTTTTTGGCGAAGGCACATCCCAAACTATCGATATCGCGCAGATGGAAAAAGCCAGCTGTGATAATTCCTGCCCTGGCATTTTAAAGAACCCTAAAGAAGTTTTTTTGATGGGTTGCAATACCCTGGCAAGCCAAGCACGTGATCACCGTACAATCGATCAGTATCTGAATGTTTTATTGAACGACGGTATTCCTTTGGACTTTGCCGAGCAAGTTGTGGCTTCTCGTTATTCACAACAAGGATTCAGCCTTGAAAAGCGTTTTGCTTCGATCTTCCCGGACACTCCAAAGCTTTACGGCTTTTTCTCAACAGGTCCTTTGGGAAAAGACGCAGCTCCTATTTTAAATCGATATTTGAAAAACGTGGGTAACTACAACACTCACCTTGATACGATGTCTAATGCGCCAAACTCAGCGCTTTTAAATGCTTTTAAAGGTCAAGCTTTCCGTGAAACAATTCCTCAGAAGGCGGTTCCGCCAGAGGCTCGTGGACTTTACTGCGCACTTCGCTCGAATGATAAATCCGTGCAAAGTGCTGCTTTAACTCAAATCGCTCAGGAAAACAAAGTCACAACATATTTTGATTCCTTGGCAAGTCAGTTGTCTTATGGCGACAGCATCGCGGGTCAAATCGATCAGGCAACCAAGCAGATCATCAGCAAGTCTTTAGCAAAAATTAAAGCTAACAACGGTCAGCTAGTAACAATTCAACATGATGTGATGCAGGTGGCATCAAGCCTTGGCCTGATGGATCCAGTCACGCGTGATTTCCAAGTGCGTATGCTTTTAGATCAAGCCTATGATCAAAACATGAACTACGCAAAAGTCCGTCAAATCTGCGGCATCATCCGGGACGAGCCAGGATTTCAAAATATGACCTTCACCCGTCTGCAGGAACTTTCCAAGCGTTCGCCGTACTTCATGCTAACCCTAAGCTGTTATTCCGAAATCAACAGTGATACACGTGATTTCCTATTTAGTAAAATCGCATCGCCTGACAAGGAACATGAGAGAACGATCGCACTTTGGGTAATGAAACCTTTCTGGAATGAAGGCGATATGGATTTCTTGTCCATGGTATTAAAAACCGCTGATCCCTTACTGCGCACGCGCCTGTTTATCAGCGCGAAAAAGGTTTTAGCGCAGTATCGCTACTCACTTCTAAATGCCCCAGGCTTGCCTGCTTGTGTATTTAACGCTGAATCCAGAACGGATTACTCTTTGGGTAAGGAGTGGAGCTGCTTAAGCGAAAATCAGGCTCATCTCTCTCCAGATATCTGTGACTATTTTGCGGAACGCAATCCTGATCCAGAAAATGCGGATGATATGCGCTGGTACTGCTGGAGTAATAACAAACAAAGATTCTTAAACTCGCGCCCAGAATGTTATTTGCTGGCAGAAACCTTTAAGATCCGGGGCAACCAGATGAAGAACATCTGGAACTGCTCAAATCGCGATATTTACGGGTATTAGTACACCATGAACTGGCTGACGGAAACGGAAATGACTTTTCCTTTTTCCAATTTAACATGAATAACGGATGTGACATCAAACTTCACTCCGTTGATCTTTTTCTTATCCTCGAAATAATAAAGAATAAAGGCCTTGGCTTGCTTACTGGGCTCGCCAAGTTTTTTTACCACTTCTTTTTCTGACATCCCTAAAGTCAGGCCTGCGATCTTGGTTTTTTTAAAGCGTTTATCAACCGTTTCGCAGTCTTTCTTATGCTTATATTTGGAAGACTTTTGATATAAACCAATCGTCAGAATCTGATTGGACTCCCCGCCCATGTCTCCGGAGGAAAATTCCAGTGCGGTTTTGTCTGATCCAATCAGGCAAACCAACAAAACCAGATCCTCGCCTTCGCCGAACTCTTTGATTTTGGTTTTATATTTTTTTGCAACCGCATCCAGCGAAGAACTTTGGATGGTGTAACCACTGACGGTCAGCTGCTCTTTTTTAGGCTGACCTTTTTTAACCAGAACATCTTCGACGACGACTTTTTCGTCAATTTGCAGAGTCGCACGCTCCTGCTCCTTTGCGCTCACCGAAAGACTTAAAAATGTCATAATGAGCAAAGAAACCAGGGTTTTCACATATTCTCCGATTGAGAAATTGTACCGGGGTCTAGATACAAACACAAATCAGATATATCAAAATGAACCGATCGGCTTATAGTAGATCAGATCTTCGGGATTCACATATTTTGAAGCTATTTTTAGCAAGGTTCCATCGGCGCGGATCTGGCGAATGATCTCTCGGATCTTAGCTCGTTCAGCGTCAGTTAAACGTCTGCGAGCCAGATAGAAACCCGCATGATAAAGCCCACCCTTAGGATCTGGAATCGCACGGAACTGCTCCATCTTCTTTTCACGGGTGATAAAGTAATAGGTAAATGCCGGGGAGCTAAAAGTCGCTTGAATTCGACCTTCTAATAATGCGTTAAAGACACTTGTGGGGCCCGGAAACTCACGCAGGCGATGCCTCACCTCAAGCTCTGCTCTTTCCTGAGGTTGAATAAATAAGAAACCACCCGTGACATTGCCGAATACAATTTTTGGATTTTTCAACAAAGAAGCAACGTTGTCCTTTTCACTAAAATCTTTCTTATTCACAACCAAAGAACGCGGAAAACTGTACATCTCCACAAAGTCGGCCACCTTATCCATTTCCTTGTCTTGAGTCGACAAGGCATAGATATCAGACTTATTGCGCAGGAAATTTTCTTTGATCTTTAAATAGGGAGTAATCTGCTCGGTAGATTTACAACCCAAGCGACGAACAATCTCCAACAAGAGTTCATAAGCTGTGCCATTTTTCTTGTTATTCTTATCAACGAAAAATCCGGGAGCATCATCTTGAAAGGACAGTACATAGCGTTTCTCACAACTGCCCCCCACGGGAGTAAATCCATCCTGAGCCTGGGAGATTAAAGGCGTCAACACAACTAAAAGCAACGCGAATAACCTACTCAATGTGACTAATATCCTTTAGCGTAATGGGTTCATAGTATAGATAATCCGCTGGCGTCACATACTTCTTTTCAATATTCAAAAGAGTGCCATCTTGACGAACATTGCTGATAATCGCACGAATGCGCTCACGCTCTTCCTTTGAAAGTCTTTTTATCGAAAGATAAAATCCTAGGGATTGCCACTCGCCTTTTTCATCGGGAATAATTTTAAATTGATCCAATTTATTCTGACGTTTTAAATAATACGCAGTGAATGCCGGAGAACTGAAGGTCGCCTGAACCCGCCCCTCGGATAAAGCATTGAAAACTTCTTGAGGACCTGGAACTTCGCGCAGCCGACGCTCTTTGAACAATTGTTCTTTTTCAGACTCTTTAATAAAAAAGAGTCCACCGATAATTCCAGCAAAAATAATTTTAGGATTTTTTAAAATACTTTCGATTGAATCATTCACACCAAAGGAATCTTTGCGCACTACCAAAGAACGAGGCACGCGGTACATCTCCACAAACTCGCCGAAATTTTCCATCTTAGGCGACTTTGTAGTCAATCCAGTGATATCCACTCTGTGCCTGACAAAACCTTCCAGAATGGCAGAATAGGATCCCGGTTCTTCACTCACCTTACATCCCAAACGTCGACCGACTTCCATCAAAATATCATAGGAAGAGCCTTCTTTGATTCCTTTTTCGTTTTTATAAAAACCCGGGGCTGCATCCAAGAACGCCAAGACATAACGCTTTTCACAGGAGGAAGGCTCACGCAATTTGACTTGCGCATGCACAGGAAATGACAAGGCGAATGAAATCAAAAGACTCAACATAAGTACAAGACTATCTGGCCCTGTTCCGCTCTGTCAAAATGTGTTAAAGATCGGGCCAGGCCAAAGACATGAGTTGAGTGGGTTTATAGAATTTTAAATCAAGAGGGTCATTGTATTTGCGCTGAATTTTTTGAAGCGTACCGTCCTCACGAATTTTACTGATTAACTTTTTAAGACGTTCCCTTTCTTTCTCTGAAAGACGTTTGTGAGACAAATAAAACCCAACAGAAGTCCAGCTCCCTGAATCATCGGAAAGTACTTCAAAATTTTCACGTTGCTTGGAACGACTCAGATAATAGTGAGTATAGATCGGGACTGTTAACGTCGCCTGCACCCGACCGGCAATCAAAGCACTAAAAATATCTGCTGGAGTCGGTACCTCTCGCAGACGGGAGCTTTGACGAAGGCGCTGAATCTCTTCATTGGTAAAAAAGTATCGGCCCGATATCAAACCACCAAAGGACACACTGTGATCATTCAAAACTGCCTCAAAGGACGGGTTTGCTTTAAGCACTTTTTTGTTCACAACCAAAGAACGGGGAAACTTAAGCATCTCCACAAACTCCCCGTATTTGTCCATGGTTGCATCCGGAACAGCAAATCCAAAAACATCGGAACGATTGTGAATGAAGTTTTCACGAGCCGCAGAATAGGATGCTGGCTCCTCAGTGTACTTACATCCCACTCGTCGCATCAGCTCAACTACGACTTCATAGGCAGAACCGCTTTTTATTCCTTTTTCGACTATATAAGCTGGGGGAGTCCCTAGAAAAGTAACAACGTAACGTCGCTCACAACTGGGCGTGGAACGCGCAAAGAACTTTTGCGCCTGAGCTGTTGATGAAAGCAAGAAAATCGCAAACCACAACTTCAACATGACCGTATGATAGAAAGGCTTCAGAAAAAAGTCATGGATTCAAAAGGAACTTTGTCTATAACCAGTTTTTGGAAAAGTCGATTAGCGCTGAGATAATGAGGAAAGCGGATTGATAAAGTCCAGGCGAAGATTCTCATAGTACTGAATTTCTTCATCTGTGAAACCGGCCTTTCCGCGCAGGATGCGGTTGATCGGCTCTACACGTTTTGGCAGACGATAGCGAAGTTCATCCATGCGTTTTGGGAAGTCTTCGTTCGGATTGATTTTATTTTGCAGGCAAATCTCACGGTACCAACGAGATCCAAAATCCACGTGCCCGATTTCTTCGAAATTAATTTGCTTCACGATTTTTTGAATCGTCTCTTTTCCAGAAGTTCCTTCCAAGCGACGAATCAAAGTGTCGCCCGCATCCAGCCCACTACCTTCCAAATAACGGTGCACAATCAAAATACGATCAAGCAACGTGTCTTCAGGAGCGACGGCATACCAAAGAGCCGCATGCACAGGCCAGTCTCCCCATTTGAATCCCAGGGATTCAATCGCTTCCAAACACATGCGCAGATGTTGAGCTTCAGATACTGTGACGGCGACCAGCTCTTCTTTGAAGCCTTCAGGAGCATCCGGGAATTCAGACAGAGTCCTCACCCCTAATTCCATCGCTTGAAGTTCAATGCTGGCCAAAT
This genomic window contains:
- a CDS encoding C1 family peptidase is translated as MKSFVFALLYLSQFGTLSTAAAAGPPLCSMIFADAPWGQLRRDFQHNIHYTKEIPQDTAIKNQCNLGTCHLHSWLGAMEKTYTLRTGEVMTLSNQFMSAHQLLARSIMQLKTGEENVAKVELGAGPLNSRDSILVYGVIPEGLWTPKTEFYKNPQAQILKEYTENIIARTKALAAKVEDTAQKKAIVENGAEQLRKLHRDFVGDLPKTFQWEGRQWTPQEFAYKKFSFFLGPQTQMIIQANRKAMPYAERVGKDSRVYTDMDSVETMAANLIDRGSMVYLSYEHHHEYVDKPTGIMSIRAFYTPDFAKPLTRQLREQFDKNGGGHAVQIIGYERHPQTGHIIKWKIKNSWGDKSGDEGYYHMYDDYFRAFAKGITYQEIDPAITLKMPVKGN
- a CDS encoding SDR family NAD(P)-dependent oxidoreductase yields the protein MKKAVVITGASSGIGAATAIHFGKQGYFVYLMGRNKDRLAEVAVQCRSGASLMSCDLTDLSALNKRIGEITSTTIHKVEVLVNNAGIFDVHSTEQGTDELWQKEFEVNLMSAVRLTRAFFPYFKQHGGGSIVNVSSSLGLKPTAATSAYSAMKAAMINLTQSNSLEGGAFNIRVNCVAPGIVDTPIHQFHSLEETKRNAAIEQMNPMQPLGRIGTAEEIAKSIFFLGSNEHSSWTTGAVLAVDGGITNT
- a CDS encoding 6-carboxytetrahydropterin synthase; translated protein: MILTLKSSFSSAHLYHQPLWSSEENLKNFGRCFTEHGHGHNYTLEVGFHLTEDELQVKLEEYKQLLQSLTSVLDHEHLNFVIPEFKTKIPTTENIALYFMEKLKQHLPQSQIAHIRLYEMNDLWTEIQP
- a CDS encoding pseudouridine synthase; the protein is MSEEKEKVRLSKLMAERGICSRREADDYISRGLVMVNGQVVDQLGTKVDPNVKITLEAQALKQQKNLVTILLNKPVGYVSAQPEPQYIPAIRLITDQNQFGESKLRLKPEHLKGIAVAGRLDIDSQGLLLFTQDGRIAKKIINEETKLEKEYIVRVQGNLPDDKLKLLRHGLSLDGKELKPAIVEWINDDQLRFILKEGKKRQIRRMCEAVGLKVTGLKRVRIGNIRLGKLPEGKWRFLEADESLD
- a CDS encoding ABC transporter substrate-binding protein, which codes for MSRLFALLLVVLTPLISQAQDGFTPVGGSCEKRYVLSFQDDAPGFFVDKNNKKNGTAYELLLEIVRRLGCKSTEQITPYLKIKENFLRNKSDIYALSTQDKEMDKVADFVEMYSFPRSLVVNKKDFSEKDNVASLLKNPKIVFGNVTGGFLFIQPQERAELEVRHRLREFPGPTSVFNALLEGRIQATFSSPAFTYYFITREKKMEQFRAIPDPKGGLYHAGFYLARRRLTDAERAKIREIIRQIRADGTLLKIASKYVNPEDLIYYKPIGSF
- a CDS encoding ABC transporter substrate-binding protein, translating into MLSLLISFALSFPVHAQVKLREPSSCEKRYVLAFLDAAPGFYKNEKGIKEGSSYDILMEVGRRLGCKVSEEPGSYSAILEGFVRHRVDITGLTTKSPKMENFGEFVEMYRVPRSLVVRKDSFGVNDSIESILKNPKIIFAGIIGGLFFIKESEKEQLFKERRLREVPGPQEVFNALSEGRVQATFSSPAFTAYYLKRQNKLDQFKIIPDEKGEWQSLGFYLSIKRLSKEERERIRAIISNVRQDGTLLNIEKKYVTPADYLYYEPITLKDISHIE
- a CDS encoding ABC transporter substrate-binding protein, translated to MLKLWFAIFLLSSTAQAQKFFARSTPSCERRYVVTFLGTPPAYIVEKGIKSGSAYEVVVELMRRVGCKYTEEPASYSAARENFIHNRSDVFGFAVPDATMDKYGEFVEMLKFPRSLVVNKKVLKANPSFEAVLNDHSVSFGGLISGRYFFTNEEIQRLRQSSRLREVPTPADIFSALIAGRVQATLTVPIYTHYYLSRSKQRENFEVLSDDSGSWTSVGFYLSHKRLSEKERERLKKLISKIREDGTLQKIQRKYNDPLDLKFYKPTQLMSLAWPDL
- a CDS encoding DUF455 family protein, yielding MLTFEIADVWAKINEIEKSCEEAFKLKTPHLAPKDPNRDIDLLHPKYHPPKKGFSTIEGQARMLHDLASIELQAMELGVRTLSEFPDAPEGFKEELVAVTVSEAQHLRMCLEAIESLGFKWGDWPVHAALWYAVAPEDTLLDRILIVHRYLEGSGLDAGDTLIRRLEGTSGKETIQKIVKQINFEEIGHVDFGSRWYREICLQNKINPNEDFPKRMDELRYRLPKRVEPINRILRGKAGFTDEEIQYYENLRLDFINPLSSLSQR